A stretch of the Streptomyces sp. NBC_00078 genome encodes the following:
- a CDS encoding NUDIX domain-containing protein: MRELTLRVRVAAYVLRRRAGQSVELLVFDHDADLPPGTHVPAGGVAPEEPLEEAVLREVTEECGLTCVRVLRPLAEEHTPHPIRHFPRHTTFFELEVDGDADVPDAWDHHVTGAGRDNGMTFHCRFEPLPLGFPLADGQDAWLDRLEA, from the coding sequence ATGCGGGAGTTGACGTTGCGTGTCCGGGTGGCTGCCTACGTCCTGCGCCGGCGCGCGGGACAGTCGGTGGAGTTGCTCGTGTTCGACCACGACGCGGACCTGCCGCCCGGCACGCACGTCCCGGCGGGGGGTGTGGCTCCGGAGGAGCCACTGGAAGAGGCAGTGTTGCGGGAAGTCACGGAGGAGTGCGGGCTGACGTGCGTTCGGGTGCTGCGCCCCCTCGCGGAGGAGCACACCCCGCACCCGATCCGCCACTTCCCCCGCCACACCACCTTCTTCGAACTGGAGGTGGACGGCGACGCAGATGTCCCGGATGCGTGGGACCACCACGTGACGGGCGCGGGGCGCGACAACGGCATGACGTTCCACTGCCGTTTTGAGCCGCTACCCCTGGGCTTCCCTTTGGCGGATGGTCAGGACGCCTGGCTGGATCGTCTGGAAGCATAA
- a CDS encoding condensation domain-containing protein, with protein MRQTTRHDVAFVAGSAGEHELTWSQKAHGREGCQPHLDGARNRNVRMARALDGRPDMAAVLHAFAAVVAHWEALRTVYPRDADGQVRPVVVASGVLHVAEYAFEAPANDDELAVLTLRLAEPGFAPDELPLRAAVVTVGGRPTRVMLSLHHFSADTMAARLVAGHIARLAADPGADLPSGWQPRQIASFEASPSGLRHAHRVDTHDRAMLRQPAMPELQAPSSRDGYAVYNLVCLDSTAVALASTSLAKKYRTSVAAVLQAAYACALAEHMGIGKCMFNTVTANRQSALAREAVAHVAGRVLVPVDTSLGSDRFPALCRAVDAALVRSASVSLREPDRYAESLDEVSAELGRSAHNPYMANIRPVAPGTLIRSRPGRAQEIERSMASSRYGRFPKPVDAYSGQVNFDVWSVCETAGVSLGTDATSFDATDLEHILLSFESRLVRAAIGGHAARSGSFAGV; from the coding sequence ATGCGACAGACCACGCGCCATGACGTCGCCTTCGTCGCCGGCAGCGCCGGAGAACACGAACTGACCTGGTCGCAGAAGGCCCATGGTCGTGAAGGATGTCAACCCCATCTCGACGGGGCCCGCAACAGGAACGTCCGGATGGCGCGGGCACTCGACGGCCGGCCCGACATGGCCGCGGTGCTGCACGCCTTCGCCGCGGTCGTGGCCCACTGGGAAGCGCTGCGCACGGTGTATCCACGTGACGCGGACGGGCAGGTACGGCCGGTCGTCGTGGCTTCCGGGGTGCTCCACGTCGCGGAGTACGCCTTCGAGGCCCCGGCGAACGACGACGAGCTCGCCGTCCTCACCCTCCGGCTGGCCGAACCCGGATTCGCCCCGGACGAACTGCCGTTGCGGGCCGCCGTCGTCACCGTGGGCGGCAGACCCACCCGGGTCATGCTGTCCCTGCACCACTTCTCGGCGGACACGATGGCTGCCCGGCTCGTGGCCGGACACATAGCCCGGCTGGCCGCCGATCCCGGCGCCGACCTCCCCTCGGGGTGGCAGCCACGGCAGATCGCAAGCTTCGAGGCCAGTCCCTCGGGGCTGCGTCACGCTCATCGTGTCGACACTCACGACCGGGCCATGCTCCGTCAGCCCGCCATGCCCGAACTCCAGGCGCCCTCGAGCCGCGACGGATACGCCGTCTACAACCTCGTATGCCTCGACTCGACGGCGGTCGCGCTCGCATCGACCAGTCTGGCGAAGAAGTACCGGACGTCCGTGGCCGCCGTCCTCCAAGCCGCGTACGCGTGTGCACTCGCCGAACACATGGGCATCGGCAAGTGCATGTTCAACACCGTGACAGCCAACCGGCAGAGCGCGTTGGCCCGCGAGGCGGTGGCCCATGTCGCCGGCAGGGTCCTCGTCCCGGTCGACACGTCCCTGGGAAGCGACCGGTTCCCGGCGCTGTGCCGGGCTGTCGACGCGGCACTCGTCAGGTCCGCCTCAGTCAGCCTGCGAGAGCCTGACCGCTACGCCGAATCCTTGGACGAGGTCTCGGCCGAACTGGGCCGCTCCGCGCACAATCCGTACATGGCCAATATCCGGCCCGTAGCGCCTGGAACGCTGATCCGGTCTCGCCCGGGCAGGGCACAGGAAATCGAGCGCTCCATGGCCTCCAGCCGGTACGGACGATTCCCCAAACCCGTCGACGCGTACTCCGGACAGGTCAACTTCGATGTGTGGAGTGTGTGCGAGACGGCCGGAGTCAGTCTGGGGACGGATGCGACGTCGTTCGACGCGACGGATCTCGAACACATACTGCTGTCCTTCGAGAGCCGGCTGGTCAGGGCCGCGATCGGCGGGCACGCCGCACGGAGCGGCTCCTTCGCCGGCGTGTGA
- a CDS encoding sialidase family protein, which yields MSPTPHLSRRGLLAAGAASAALPLLAPSVASARPAGEVRRAPYTFRNAEIVGGGFVTGIVFNQREPGLVYARTDIGGAYRLDTASRRWLPLTDWIGWDEYGHTGIISIATDEGDPDRVYLAAGTYTLPDWDPTMAAILRSTDRGRTWQTTPLPFRLGGNMPGRGIGERLVIDPNRNRILYLGVRGGHGLWRSTDYGKTFAKVTSFPNAGNFVPDPNDPSGYSGDNQGVLQVLFDKRTGRAGRATRTLYVTVADTDNILYRSTDAGATWERVPGQPTGFIPHHAVFDHVGGYLYLATSNTAGPGDGSKGDVWKLDTATDTWTRISPVPSTSDDNQYGYSGLTIDRQNPDTLMVSTQIKWWPDCILFRSTDGGASWTRAWDMDTNSERTLRYDIDISAAPWLTWNGSPSLPEMAPKLGWMMESVQIDPFDSGHFMYGTGATIYGADNLTDWDSGGTVHISVRAQGLEETSIGCVISPPGGPAHLFSGVGDVGGFRHTDLNKATKMYDNPTFGATSALDYAELAPHTIVRVGNPTGGWTQHFGISTDSGDTWTPSRSEPSGVTGPGIDDQAVAISADGRRIVWSPAGAPASWSDDHGATWTVSEGLPAGVSVRSDRVNPAKFYAYGSGVFYLSTDGGKSFKATAATGLPTAGNVRFKAVPGQEGDIWLAGGTNKPTTPTTYGMWRSTDSGSSFARFEAVDEGDVVGFGKAAPGATYPAVYTSSKIDGVRGIFRSDDAGRTWIRINDDRHQYAWTGNTITGDPRIYGRIYFGTNGRGVMYGDPK from the coding sequence ATGTCCCCTACGCCGCACCTCTCCAGACGAGGACTGCTGGCCGCCGGCGCGGCCTCGGCCGCACTCCCCCTGCTCGCCCCCTCCGTCGCATCCGCCCGCCCGGCCGGCGAGGTCCGCCGCGCCCCCTACACGTTCCGCAACGCCGAGATAGTCGGAGGCGGCTTCGTCACCGGCATCGTCTTCAACCAGCGCGAACCCGGACTGGTGTACGCCCGCACCGACATCGGCGGCGCCTACCGCCTCGACACGGCGTCCCGGCGGTGGCTCCCCCTCACCGACTGGATCGGCTGGGACGAGTACGGACACACCGGCATCATCAGCATCGCCACCGACGAGGGCGACCCCGACCGCGTCTACCTGGCGGCGGGCACCTACACCCTTCCCGACTGGGACCCGACCATGGCGGCGATCCTGCGGTCGACCGACCGCGGCCGCACCTGGCAGACCACGCCCCTGCCGTTCCGGCTGGGCGGCAACATGCCCGGCCGGGGCATCGGCGAGCGGCTGGTGATCGACCCCAATCGCAACAGGATCCTCTACCTGGGAGTGCGCGGGGGCCACGGGCTGTGGCGGAGTACCGACTACGGCAAGACCTTCGCGAAGGTGACCAGCTTCCCCAACGCGGGCAACTTCGTCCCCGACCCCAACGACCCCAGCGGCTACTCCGGCGACAACCAAGGTGTGCTGCAAGTCCTCTTCGACAAGCGCACCGGCAGAGCGGGCAGGGCCACCCGGACCCTCTACGTCACCGTCGCCGACACCGACAACATCCTGTACCGGTCCACCGACGCGGGAGCGACCTGGGAACGCGTACCCGGGCAGCCCACCGGCTTCATCCCGCACCACGCGGTCTTCGACCACGTCGGCGGCTACCTGTACCTGGCGACCAGCAACACCGCCGGCCCCGGCGACGGGTCCAAGGGCGACGTATGGAAGCTGGACACCGCCACCGACACCTGGACCCGCATCAGCCCGGTTCCCTCCACCAGCGACGACAACCAGTACGGTTACAGCGGCCTGACCATCGACCGGCAGAACCCGGACACCCTGATGGTGTCCACCCAGATCAAGTGGTGGCCCGACTGCATCCTGTTCCGCTCCACCGACGGCGGTGCGAGCTGGACCCGCGCGTGGGACATGGACACGAACTCCGAGCGCACCCTGCGCTACGACATCGACATCTCCGCCGCCCCCTGGCTGACCTGGAACGGCTCGCCGTCGCTTCCCGAGATGGCACCGAAACTGGGCTGGATGATGGAGTCCGTCCAGATCGACCCCTTCGACTCTGGTCACTTCATGTACGGAACCGGCGCGACGATCTACGGCGCGGACAACCTGACCGACTGGGACAGCGGCGGCACGGTGCACATCTCCGTGCGAGCGCAGGGCCTGGAGGAGACCTCGATCGGCTGCGTGATCAGCCCACCCGGCGGTCCGGCACACCTCTTCTCGGGCGTGGGCGACGTCGGCGGCTTCCGGCACACGGATCTGAACAAGGCCACGAAGATGTACGACAATCCGACCTTCGGGGCCACGTCTGCCCTGGACTACGCAGAGCTGGCGCCCCACACCATCGTGCGGGTCGGCAACCCCACCGGCGGCTGGACCCAGCACTTCGGCATCTCCACCGACAGCGGCGACACCTGGACGCCCTCGCGCAGTGAGCCGTCCGGCGTCACCGGACCCGGAATCGACGACCAGGCCGTCGCCATCAGCGCCGACGGCAGGCGGATCGTCTGGTCACCGGCGGGAGCTCCGGCCAGCTGGTCCGACGACCACGGAGCCACCTGGACGGTGTCGGAGGGGCTGCCGGCCGGGGTTTCGGTGCGCTCCGACCGGGTGAACCCCGCGAAGTTCTACGCCTACGGCTCCGGCGTCTTCTACCTCAGCACGGACGGCGGCAAGAGCTTCAAGGCCACGGCGGCTACCGGTCTGCCCACTGCGGGGAACGTCCGGTTCAAGGCGGTACCGGGCCAGGAGGGCGACATCTGGCTGGCCGGCGGCACCAACAAGCCCACCACCCCCACGACGTACGGGATGTGGCGGTCGACCGACTCCGGATCGTCCTTCGCCAGGTTCGAGGCGGTGGACGAGGGCGATGTCGTCGGATTCGGCAAGGCCGCACCCGGCGCCACGTATCCCGCCGTCTACACCAGCTCCAAGATCGACGGCGTGCGCGGCATCTTCCGGTCCGACGACGCGGGCCGGACGTGGATCCGTATCAACGACGACCGCCACCAGTACGCCTGGACGGGCAACACCATCACCGGAGACCCCCGGATCTACGGCCGCATCTACTTCGGGACCAACGGACGGGGAGTCATGTACGGCGACCCGAAGTGA